CTCGGCCACGGAGCTGGCCCGTCCGCCGTTCTCCATGCAGCGCCGCAAGGTCACGGCGTTCATGGCCCACAGCAGCCTGTGCCGCCCACGCAGGGAGCGCGTGTCGAAACACCAGGAAAAGCCGTTGTCCCGAAAACGAACCATGCTTGCCACGGCAGCCCGAGCCGCCTGGAAGTTCATGTCCCACCAGGGCACGATCGCCGGATCGTCCACGAAGCCCGTGGATACGAACAGCGTGGCAGGGACGCCTGTGTCGCGCAGCACAGGCAGCCCCAGACGCAGGTTGTCGGCATAGCCGTCGTCGAAGGTCACGGATACGCACAGTCCGCGAGGTTCGTGCCCCTGGCTCATCCGCTCGTGCAACTCGGCCAGGCTGATGACCTCGGCATGGCGGCGCAGGCCGAGCAACTGTTCGCGCATGCGCCCCACATGGGTGTAAAGGCTCGGCAGGAGCCGGCAGTCCATCCAGTCGGTGGTCAGGCGGTGGTAGTACAGAATGGCGTAGCCTTGCGGCGTGCCGCACAGGCGCATGGCCATGTTGATCCCCGCCAGCATCGTGGTCTTGAGTGTGGGCGCGAGCGGGCTCATGCTACCCTCCTTTGCCTCATGCGCTTGAGGGTATTCACCGCGGAGCCCAAGGTCGCTTTGGCTTGGCCGCGCCAATACGCGTGCCAGGAAAACTTGAGGCCGCCGCCGCCCACGCCGGCCACCAGGTTCAGACAGCGAATGTGCTGCTTCGTCCAACTGAGCTTGTAGGGTTCGTCGCCCTGCAGAAAGTCGAAGCCCTGCCAGCCGCTCGCACAGCCCAGCTCCATGAGCATGCTCACGTGCAGCTTGGTGGGCGACATATAGGAGTATTCCTTGTGGTAGGCTGTCTTGTAGTAATAGAGCCAGCCCTCCGAGAGGAAACCCAAGTGGTAGGATACGCGCCGTCCATCGATGCACAGGCTGGACAGGTGCAGACCCTTGCCCCACAACGATCGCGCCATGCCCCGGTAGTATTTCTGGTGGGAAAGGTTCGCGAACTCGCTGGGTTGCGACTCGGCATGCCATTTGTTTCGGTGGGTGGCGAACAGCTCCTCCAGCCAGCCGGATACGTCCTGCCGCCTTTCGATCACCTCCAGGGACAGGCGACCGTCGAGCTGGCGCCTGCGCCTGCGAATGTCCTGGCGCAGCTTGGCGCTCCAAAGCTCCTCGGCCTTTGCGTAACTGTCGGGCAGGCGCAGATAGGGGCAGACGCTTTCTTTCGCGACCATGGGCCAGCCGCGCGCCGAGATATAGCGCTGCACGGTCTGTGCGGCCGGATGCGTTAGCGGCAGGTTCCTCCAGACCAGCACCTGGCCCGAGGCCCGCTCGAAGAGCGCTGCAAGCATGGGCTCCAAGGCTGACTCGCGGCCCTTGGCCAGGATCGGCACTTGGTAGTCCGCGCAATAGCCCGTCATGGGCTCAAGATAGGTAGAGAAAAAGTCCACGCTGCGGCCGCGAGTGCGAGACATGGGCAGCAAGCCCGCCAGCCGCCCTTCGGTGCGTGCCGTGGCGACCATGGGCCGGCAAGAGGAGGCCCGGGCCTCCATCCAGGGCAGATGCCACTCGGGCCTGGAAAAGACCCAGGGCGCGCCGTACACCTGATCGACGACGGACTCGCCCACGAGGTTCCCCCACTCGTGGGCAAGCGCGGACACGCCTTCCAGGTCCTCGATGACGTTCACCTCGAACACTCATTCCTCCCCATGCGGCTTTGGAGCCGTGCAACACCCAACCCTACAATTCGAGCATCAGCGGCTGCGCCGATCCCCATCGGGCGTATCCGTCTTCGGCCCTCCTTCAGGGCCAGCCTTTTCCGACCCCGTCGAGCCCCTTCCTTCTTCTCGTCAGTCTCCTCGCCTATCTGCTCGCGCCCTGGCGCGTTTGTCTCTCCCATTACAAAGCCCTTGCCACTTTTAACTCGTGTATAATTTATTGTTATTACAGGATATTTGCATGGACTCGGCAGACGTGACTGGCTGCTTTATCGGGCAGCAAGAA
This sequence is a window from Desulfocurvibacter africanus subsp. africanus DSM 2603. Protein-coding genes within it:
- a CDS encoding polysaccharide deacetylase family protein, which gives rise to MSPLAPTLKTTMLAGINMAMRLCGTPQGYAILYYHRLTTDWMDCRLLPSLYTHVGRMREQLLGLRRHAEVISLAELHERMSQGHEPRGLCVSVTFDDGYADNLRLGLPVLRDTGVPATLFVSTGFVDDPAIVPWWDMNFQAARAAVASMVRFRDNGFSWCFDTRSLRGRHRLLWAMNAVTLRRCMENGGRASSVAEELFPEMARPERNGFSTWDELRRASDDGLLTIGSHTVNHPVLSACADWGSVELAASKARLESELQSPVTLFAYPFGGPAHIPGDVEEQLARQGFRLAVTTTPGLNHCASDRYRLQRVSVHGNDDVGSLLAKIKSAALRDHARRLLPEAMEMFEAGRRRRTC
- a CDS encoding GNAT family N-acetyltransferase, which encodes MFEVNVIEDLEGVSALAHEWGNLVGESVVDQVYGAPWVFSRPEWHLPWMEARASSCRPMVATARTEGRLAGLLPMSRTRGRSVDFFSTYLEPMTGYCADYQVPILAKGRESALEPMLAALFERASGQVLVWRNLPLTHPAAQTVQRYISARGWPMVAKESVCPYLRLPDSYAKAEELWSAKLRQDIRRRRRQLDGRLSLEVIERRQDVSGWLEELFATHRNKWHAESQPSEFANLSHQKYYRGMARSLWGKGLHLSSLCIDGRRVSYHLGFLSEGWLYYYKTAYHKEYSYMSPTKLHVSMLMELGCASGWQGFDFLQGDEPYKLSWTKQHIRCLNLVAGVGGGGLKFSWHAYWRGQAKATLGSAVNTLKRMRQRRVA